A window of the Microtus pennsylvanicus isolate mMicPen1 chromosome 4, mMicPen1.hap1, whole genome shotgun sequence genome harbors these coding sequences:
- the Celf4 gene encoding CUGBP Elav-like family member 4 isoform X39, translating to MNRPIQVKPADSESRGGSSCLRQPPSQDRKLFVGMLNKQQSEDDVRRLFEAFGNIEECTILRGPDGNSKGCAFVKYSSHAEAQAAINALHGSQTMPGASSSLVVKFADTDKERTMRRMQQMAGQMGMFNPMAIPFGAYGAYAQALMQQQAALMASVAQGGYLNPMAAFAAAQMQQMAALNMNGLAAAPMTPTSGGSTPPGITAPAVPSIPSPIGVNGFTGLPPQANGQPAAEAVFANGIHPYPAQSPTAADPLQQAYAGVQPYAGPAAYPAAYGQISQAFPQPPPMIPQQQREGPEGCNLLIYHLPQEFGDAELMQMFLPFGFVSFDNPASAQTAIQAMNGFQIGMKRLKVQLKRPKDANRPY from the exons AAGATAGAAAACTCTTCGTGGGCATGCTCAACAAGCAGCAATCCGAAGACGACGTTCGCCGCCTCTTCGAGGCCTTCGGGAACATTGAGGAGTGCACTATCCTGCGCGGGCCGGACGGCAAcagcaagg GGTGCGCCTTTGTGAAGTACTCCTCCCACGCTGAGGCACAAGCCGCCATCAATGCTCTACACGGCAGCCAGACCATGCCT GGAGCCTCCTCCAGCCTGGTGGTCAAGTTTGCAGACACTGACAAGGAGCGTACGATGCGACGGATGCAGCAGATGGCTGGCCAGATGGGCATGTTCAACCCCATGGCCATCCCCTTCGGGGCCTACGGGGCCTACGCTCAGGCA CTGATGCAGCAGCAAGCGGCCCTCATGGCATCGGTCGCACAAGGAGGCTACCTGAATCCCATGGCTGCCTTCGCTGCCGCCCAGATGCAGCAGATGGCGGCCCTCAACATGAACGGCCTGGCAGCCGCACCTATGACCCCAACCTCAG GTGGCAGCACCCCTCCAGGCATCACTGCACCAGCTGTGCCTAGCATCCCATCCCCCATTGGGGTGAATGGCTTCACTGGCCTCCCCCCACAGGCCAATGGGCAGCCTGCTGCGGAAGCTGTGTTTGCCAATGGCATCCACCCATACCCAG CACAGAGCCCCACCGCAGCGGACCCCCTGCAGCAGGCCTACGCTGGAGTGCAGCCGTATGCAGGAC CAGCTGCCTACCCTGCTGCCTATGGTCAGATAAGCCAGGCCTTTCCCCAGCCACCGCCAATGATTCCCCAGCAACAGAGAGAAG GGCCCGAGGGCTGTAACCTGCTCATCTACCATCTGCCCCAGGAGTTTGGGGACGCTGAGCTGATGCAGATGTTCCTCCCTTTCG GCTTCGTGAGCTTCGACAACCCGGCCAGCGCGCAGACCGCCATCCAGGCCATGAACGGCTTTCAGATAGGCATGAAGAGGCTCAAGGTGCAGCTGAAGCGGCCCAAAGACGCCAATCGCCCGTACTGA
- the Celf4 gene encoding CUGBP Elav-like family member 4 isoform X38, producing the protein MNRPIQVKPADSESRGEDRKLFVGMLNKQQSEDDVRRLFEAFGNIEECTILRGPDGNSKGCAFVKYSSHAEAQAAINALHGSQTMPGASSSLVVKFADTDKERTMRRMQQMAGQMGMFNPMAIPFGAYGAYAQALMQQQAALMASVAQGGYLNPMAAFAAAQMQQMAALNMNGLAAAPMTPTSGGSTPPGITAPAVPSIPSPIGVNGFTGLPPQANGQPAAEAVFANGIHPYPAQSPTAADPLQQAYAGVQPYAGPAAYPAAYGQISQAFPQPPPMIPQQQREGPEGCNLLIYHLPQEFGDAELMQMFLPFGNVISSKVFVDRATNQSKCFGFVSFDNPASAQTAIQAMNGFQIGMKRLKVQLKRPKDANRPY; encoded by the exons AAGATAGAAAACTCTTCGTGGGCATGCTCAACAAGCAGCAATCCGAAGACGACGTTCGCCGCCTCTTCGAGGCCTTCGGGAACATTGAGGAGTGCACTATCCTGCGCGGGCCGGACGGCAAcagcaagg GGTGCGCCTTTGTGAAGTACTCCTCCCACGCTGAGGCACAAGCCGCCATCAATGCTCTACACGGCAGCCAGACCATGCCT GGAGCCTCCTCCAGCCTGGTGGTCAAGTTTGCAGACACTGACAAGGAGCGTACGATGCGACGGATGCAGCAGATGGCTGGCCAGATGGGCATGTTCAACCCCATGGCCATCCCCTTCGGGGCCTACGGGGCCTACGCTCAGGCA CTGATGCAGCAGCAAGCGGCCCTCATGGCATCGGTCGCACAAGGAGGCTACCTGAATCCCATGGCTGCCTTCGCTGCCGCCCAGATGCAGCAGATGGCGGCCCTCAACATGAACGGCCTGGCAGCCGCACCTATGACCCCAACCTCAG GTGGCAGCACCCCTCCAGGCATCACTGCACCAGCTGTGCCTAGCATCCCATCCCCCATTGGGGTGAATGGCTTCACTGGCCTCCCCCCACAGGCCAATGGGCAGCCTGCTGCGGAAGCTGTGTTTGCCAATGGCATCCACCCATACCCAG CACAGAGCCCCACCGCAGCGGACCCCCTGCAGCAGGCCTACGCTGGAGTGCAGCCGTATGCAGGAC CAGCTGCCTACCCTGCTGCCTATGGTCAGATAAGCCAGGCCTTTCCCCAGCCACCGCCAATGATTCCCCAGCAACAGAGAGAAG GGCCCGAGGGCTGTAACCTGCTCATCTACCATCTGCCCCAGGAGTTTGGGGACGCTGAGCTGATGCAGATGTTCCTCCCTTTCGGTAATGTCATCTCCTCGAAAGTGTTTGTGGATCGGGCGACTAACCAAAGTAAATGCTTTG GCTTCGTGAGCTTCGACAACCCGGCCAGCGCGCAGACCGCCATCCAGGCCATGAACGGCTTTCAGATAGGCATGAAGAGGCTCAAGGTGCAGCTGAAGCGGCCCAAAGACGCCAATCGCCCGTACTGA
- the Celf4 gene encoding CUGBP Elav-like family member 4 isoform X35, with the protein MNRPIQVKPADSESRGGSSCLRQPPSQDRKLFVGMLNKQQSEDDVRRLFEAFGNIEECTILRGPDGNSKGCAFVKYSSHAEAQAAINALHGSQTMPGASSSLVVKFADTDKERTMRRMQQMAGQMGMFNPMAIPFGAYGAYAQALMQQQAALMASVAQGGYLNPMAAFAAAQMQQMAALNMNGLAAAPMTPTSGGSTPPGITAPAVPSIPSPIGVNGFTGLPPQANGQPAAEAVFANGIHPYPAQSPTAADPLQQAYAGVQPYAGPAAYPAAYGQISQAFPQPPPMIPQQQREGPEGCNLLIYHLPQEFGDAELMQMFLPFGNVISSKVFVDRATNQSKCFGRHPVPSRCQAPSCQGGQCAISSSARRLRELRQPGQRADRHPGHERLSDRHEEAQGAAEAAQRRQSPVLSAGGSVPRGRPGLAQGQSNPPQSRAELGIKFT; encoded by the exons AAGATAGAAAACTCTTCGTGGGCATGCTCAACAAGCAGCAATCCGAAGACGACGTTCGCCGCCTCTTCGAGGCCTTCGGGAACATTGAGGAGTGCACTATCCTGCGCGGGCCGGACGGCAAcagcaagg GGTGCGCCTTTGTGAAGTACTCCTCCCACGCTGAGGCACAAGCCGCCATCAATGCTCTACACGGCAGCCAGACCATGCCT GGAGCCTCCTCCAGCCTGGTGGTCAAGTTTGCAGACACTGACAAGGAGCGTACGATGCGACGGATGCAGCAGATGGCTGGCCAGATGGGCATGTTCAACCCCATGGCCATCCCCTTCGGGGCCTACGGGGCCTACGCTCAGGCA CTGATGCAGCAGCAAGCGGCCCTCATGGCATCGGTCGCACAAGGAGGCTACCTGAATCCCATGGCTGCCTTCGCTGCCGCCCAGATGCAGCAGATGGCGGCCCTCAACATGAACGGCCTGGCAGCCGCACCTATGACCCCAACCTCAG GTGGCAGCACCCCTCCAGGCATCACTGCACCAGCTGTGCCTAGCATCCCATCCCCCATTGGGGTGAATGGCTTCACTGGCCTCCCCCCACAGGCCAATGGGCAGCCTGCTGCGGAAGCTGTGTTTGCCAATGGCATCCACCCATACCCAG CACAGAGCCCCACCGCAGCGGACCCCCTGCAGCAGGCCTACGCTGGAGTGCAGCCGTATGCAGGAC CAGCTGCCTACCCTGCTGCCTATGGTCAGATAAGCCAGGCCTTTCCCCAGCCACCGCCAATGATTCCCCAGCAACAGAGAGAAG GGCCCGAGGGCTGTAACCTGCTCATCTACCATCTGCCCCAGGAGTTTGGGGACGCTGAGCTGATGCAGATGTTCCTCCCTTTCGGTAATGTCATCTCCTCGAAAGTGTTTGTGGATCGGGCGACTAACCAAAGTAAATGCTTTG gccGGCACCCCGTGCCCTCCCGCTGCCAGGCCCCCTCCTGTCAGGGAGGACAGTGTGCAATAAGCTCCTCCGCCCGCAG GCTTCGTGAGCTTCGACAACCCGGCCAGCGCGCAGACCGCCATCCAGGCCATGAACGGCTTTCAGATAGGCATGAAGAGGCTCAAGGTGCAGCTGAAGCGGCCCAAAGACGCCAATCGCCCGTACTGAGCGCCGGCGGGAGCGTCCCCCGGGGGAGACCAGGACTCGCACAG
- the Celf4 gene encoding CUGBP Elav-like family member 4 isoform X37 has product MNRPIQVKPADSESRGGSSCLRQPPSHRKLFVGMLNKQQSEDDVRRLFEAFGNIEECTILRGPDGNSKGCAFVKYSSHAEAQAAINALHGSQTMPGASSSLVVKFADTDKERTMRRMQQMAGQMGMFNPMAIPFGAYGAYAQALMQQQAALMASVAQGGYLNPMAAFAAAQMQQMAALNMNGLAAAPMTPTSGGSTPPGITAPAVPSIPSPIGVNGFTGLPPQANGQPAAEAVFANGIHPYPAQSPTAADPLQQAYAGVQPYAGPAAYPAAYGQISQAFPQPPPMIPQQQREGPEGCNLLIYHLPQEFGDAELMQMFLPFGNVISSKVFVDRATNQSKCFGFVSFDNPASAQTAIQAMNGFQIGMKRLKVQLKRPKDANRPY; this is encoded by the exons ATAGAAAACTCTTCGTGGGCATGCTCAACAAGCAGCAATCCGAAGACGACGTTCGCCGCCTCTTCGAGGCCTTCGGGAACATTGAGGAGTGCACTATCCTGCGCGGGCCGGACGGCAAcagcaagg GGTGCGCCTTTGTGAAGTACTCCTCCCACGCTGAGGCACAAGCCGCCATCAATGCTCTACACGGCAGCCAGACCATGCCT GGAGCCTCCTCCAGCCTGGTGGTCAAGTTTGCAGACACTGACAAGGAGCGTACGATGCGACGGATGCAGCAGATGGCTGGCCAGATGGGCATGTTCAACCCCATGGCCATCCCCTTCGGGGCCTACGGGGCCTACGCTCAGGCA CTGATGCAGCAGCAAGCGGCCCTCATGGCATCGGTCGCACAAGGAGGCTACCTGAATCCCATGGCTGCCTTCGCTGCCGCCCAGATGCAGCAGATGGCGGCCCTCAACATGAACGGCCTGGCAGCCGCACCTATGACCCCAACCTCAG GTGGCAGCACCCCTCCAGGCATCACTGCACCAGCTGTGCCTAGCATCCCATCCCCCATTGGGGTGAATGGCTTCACTGGCCTCCCCCCACAGGCCAATGGGCAGCCTGCTGCGGAAGCTGTGTTTGCCAATGGCATCCACCCATACCCAG CACAGAGCCCCACCGCAGCGGACCCCCTGCAGCAGGCCTACGCTGGAGTGCAGCCGTATGCAGGAC CAGCTGCCTACCCTGCTGCCTATGGTCAGATAAGCCAGGCCTTTCCCCAGCCACCGCCAATGATTCCCCAGCAACAGAGAGAAG GGCCCGAGGGCTGTAACCTGCTCATCTACCATCTGCCCCAGGAGTTTGGGGACGCTGAGCTGATGCAGATGTTCCTCCCTTTCGGTAATGTCATCTCCTCGAAAGTGTTTGTGGATCGGGCGACTAACCAAAGTAAATGCTTTG GCTTCGTGAGCTTCGACAACCCGGCCAGCGCGCAGACCGCCATCCAGGCCATGAACGGCTTTCAGATAGGCATGAAGAGGCTCAAGGTGCAGCTGAAGCGGCCCAAAGACGCCAATCGCCCGTACTGA
- the Celf4 gene encoding CUGBP Elav-like family member 4 isoform X42 gives MNRPIQVKPADSESRGDRKLFVGMLNKQQSEDDVRRLFEAFGNIEECTILRGPDGNSKGCAFVKYSSHAEAQAAINALHGSQTMPGASSSLVVKFADTDKERTMRRMQQMAGQMGMFNPMAIPFGAYGAYAQALMQQQAALMASVAQGGYLNPMAAFAAAQMQQMAALNMNGLAAAPMTPTSGGSTPPGITAPAVPSIPSPIGVNGFTGLPPQANGQPAAEAVFANGIHPYPAQSPTAADPLQQAYAGVQPYAGPAAYPAAYGQISQAFPQPPPMIPQQQREGPEGCNLLIYHLPQEFGDAELMQMFLPFGFVSFDNPASAQTAIQAMNGFQIGMKRLKVQLKRPKDANRPY, from the exons ATAGAAAACTCTTCGTGGGCATGCTCAACAAGCAGCAATCCGAAGACGACGTTCGCCGCCTCTTCGAGGCCTTCGGGAACATTGAGGAGTGCACTATCCTGCGCGGGCCGGACGGCAAcagcaagg GGTGCGCCTTTGTGAAGTACTCCTCCCACGCTGAGGCACAAGCCGCCATCAATGCTCTACACGGCAGCCAGACCATGCCT GGAGCCTCCTCCAGCCTGGTGGTCAAGTTTGCAGACACTGACAAGGAGCGTACGATGCGACGGATGCAGCAGATGGCTGGCCAGATGGGCATGTTCAACCCCATGGCCATCCCCTTCGGGGCCTACGGGGCCTACGCTCAGGCA CTGATGCAGCAGCAAGCGGCCCTCATGGCATCGGTCGCACAAGGAGGCTACCTGAATCCCATGGCTGCCTTCGCTGCCGCCCAGATGCAGCAGATGGCGGCCCTCAACATGAACGGCCTGGCAGCCGCACCTATGACCCCAACCTCAG GTGGCAGCACCCCTCCAGGCATCACTGCACCAGCTGTGCCTAGCATCCCATCCCCCATTGGGGTGAATGGCTTCACTGGCCTCCCCCCACAGGCCAATGGGCAGCCTGCTGCGGAAGCTGTGTTTGCCAATGGCATCCACCCATACCCAG CACAGAGCCCCACCGCAGCGGACCCCCTGCAGCAGGCCTACGCTGGAGTGCAGCCGTATGCAGGAC CAGCTGCCTACCCTGCTGCCTATGGTCAGATAAGCCAGGCCTTTCCCCAGCCACCGCCAATGATTCCCCAGCAACAGAGAGAAG GGCCCGAGGGCTGTAACCTGCTCATCTACCATCTGCCCCAGGAGTTTGGGGACGCTGAGCTGATGCAGATGTTCCTCCCTTTCG GCTTCGTGAGCTTCGACAACCCGGCCAGCGCGCAGACCGCCATCCAGGCCATGAACGGCTTTCAGATAGGCATGAAGAGGCTCAAGGTGCAGCTGAAGCGGCCCAAAGACGCCAATCGCCCGTACTGA
- the Celf4 gene encoding CUGBP Elav-like family member 4 isoform X41, whose translation MNRPIQVKPADSESRGEDRKLFVGMLNKQQSEDDVRRLFEAFGNIEECTILRGPDGNSKGCAFVKYSSHAEAQAAINALHGSQTMPGASSSLVVKFADTDKERTMRRMQQMAGQMGMFNPMAIPFGAYGAYAQALMQQQAALMASVAQGGYLNPMAAFAAAQMQQMAALNMNGLAAAPMTPTSGGSTPPGITAPAVPSIPSPIGVNGFTGLPPQANGQPAAEAVFANGIHPYPAQSPTAADPLQQAYAGVQPYAGPAAYPAAYGQISQAFPQPPPMIPQQQREGPEGCNLLIYHLPQEFGDAELMQMFLPFGFVSFDNPASAQTAIQAMNGFQIGMKRLKVQLKRPKDANRPY comes from the exons AAGATAGAAAACTCTTCGTGGGCATGCTCAACAAGCAGCAATCCGAAGACGACGTTCGCCGCCTCTTCGAGGCCTTCGGGAACATTGAGGAGTGCACTATCCTGCGCGGGCCGGACGGCAAcagcaagg GGTGCGCCTTTGTGAAGTACTCCTCCCACGCTGAGGCACAAGCCGCCATCAATGCTCTACACGGCAGCCAGACCATGCCT GGAGCCTCCTCCAGCCTGGTGGTCAAGTTTGCAGACACTGACAAGGAGCGTACGATGCGACGGATGCAGCAGATGGCTGGCCAGATGGGCATGTTCAACCCCATGGCCATCCCCTTCGGGGCCTACGGGGCCTACGCTCAGGCA CTGATGCAGCAGCAAGCGGCCCTCATGGCATCGGTCGCACAAGGAGGCTACCTGAATCCCATGGCTGCCTTCGCTGCCGCCCAGATGCAGCAGATGGCGGCCCTCAACATGAACGGCCTGGCAGCCGCACCTATGACCCCAACCTCAG GTGGCAGCACCCCTCCAGGCATCACTGCACCAGCTGTGCCTAGCATCCCATCCCCCATTGGGGTGAATGGCTTCACTGGCCTCCCCCCACAGGCCAATGGGCAGCCTGCTGCGGAAGCTGTGTTTGCCAATGGCATCCACCCATACCCAG CACAGAGCCCCACCGCAGCGGACCCCCTGCAGCAGGCCTACGCTGGAGTGCAGCCGTATGCAGGAC CAGCTGCCTACCCTGCTGCCTATGGTCAGATAAGCCAGGCCTTTCCCCAGCCACCGCCAATGATTCCCCAGCAACAGAGAGAAG GGCCCGAGGGCTGTAACCTGCTCATCTACCATCTGCCCCAGGAGTTTGGGGACGCTGAGCTGATGCAGATGTTCCTCCCTTTCG GCTTCGTGAGCTTCGACAACCCGGCCAGCGCGCAGACCGCCATCCAGGCCATGAACGGCTTTCAGATAGGCATGAAGAGGCTCAAGGTGCAGCTGAAGCGGCCCAAAGACGCCAATCGCCCGTACTGA
- the Celf4 gene encoding CUGBP Elav-like family member 4 isoform X40 produces MNRPIQVKPADSESRGGSSCLRQPPSHRKLFVGMLNKQQSEDDVRRLFEAFGNIEECTILRGPDGNSKGCAFVKYSSHAEAQAAINALHGSQTMPGASSSLVVKFADTDKERTMRRMQQMAGQMGMFNPMAIPFGAYGAYAQALMQQQAALMASVAQGGYLNPMAAFAAAQMQQMAALNMNGLAAAPMTPTSGGSTPPGITAPAVPSIPSPIGVNGFTGLPPQANGQPAAEAVFANGIHPYPAQSPTAADPLQQAYAGVQPYAGPAAYPAAYGQISQAFPQPPPMIPQQQREGPEGCNLLIYHLPQEFGDAELMQMFLPFGFVSFDNPASAQTAIQAMNGFQIGMKRLKVQLKRPKDANRPY; encoded by the exons ATAGAAAACTCTTCGTGGGCATGCTCAACAAGCAGCAATCCGAAGACGACGTTCGCCGCCTCTTCGAGGCCTTCGGGAACATTGAGGAGTGCACTATCCTGCGCGGGCCGGACGGCAAcagcaagg GGTGCGCCTTTGTGAAGTACTCCTCCCACGCTGAGGCACAAGCCGCCATCAATGCTCTACACGGCAGCCAGACCATGCCT GGAGCCTCCTCCAGCCTGGTGGTCAAGTTTGCAGACACTGACAAGGAGCGTACGATGCGACGGATGCAGCAGATGGCTGGCCAGATGGGCATGTTCAACCCCATGGCCATCCCCTTCGGGGCCTACGGGGCCTACGCTCAGGCA CTGATGCAGCAGCAAGCGGCCCTCATGGCATCGGTCGCACAAGGAGGCTACCTGAATCCCATGGCTGCCTTCGCTGCCGCCCAGATGCAGCAGATGGCGGCCCTCAACATGAACGGCCTGGCAGCCGCACCTATGACCCCAACCTCAG GTGGCAGCACCCCTCCAGGCATCACTGCACCAGCTGTGCCTAGCATCCCATCCCCCATTGGGGTGAATGGCTTCACTGGCCTCCCCCCACAGGCCAATGGGCAGCCTGCTGCGGAAGCTGTGTTTGCCAATGGCATCCACCCATACCCAG CACAGAGCCCCACCGCAGCGGACCCCCTGCAGCAGGCCTACGCTGGAGTGCAGCCGTATGCAGGAC CAGCTGCCTACCCTGCTGCCTATGGTCAGATAAGCCAGGCCTTTCCCCAGCCACCGCCAATGATTCCCCAGCAACAGAGAGAAG GGCCCGAGGGCTGTAACCTGCTCATCTACCATCTGCCCCAGGAGTTTGGGGACGCTGAGCTGATGCAGATGTTCCTCCCTTTCG GCTTCGTGAGCTTCGACAACCCGGCCAGCGCGCAGACCGCCATCCAGGCCATGAACGGCTTTCAGATAGGCATGAAGAGGCTCAAGGTGCAGCTGAAGCGGCCCAAAGACGCCAATCGCCCGTACTGA